The following coding sequences are from one Bradyrhizobium sp. 200 window:
- a CDS encoding siderophore-interacting protein: MTEPADQPQSSGPPLAPPGRITRTLLRWFMRPARVAAVETLSPHFRLADLEGEALRNVAWTAGQKVQVSMGSGLCARTYTPMSWDADSGRTRMLTFAHGDGPGSRWASGLREGDTCQFFGPRRSLDLSGPESPVVLFGDETSFGLAAALRDSPLGAGALHVFEASDVAESRPVLEAIGLGQATLIERIADDAHLAAAEAEMLRLAASGAHFVLTGKASSIQRLSRALKAVGVVSSRMKTKAYWAQGKIGLD, from the coding sequence TTGACCGAACCCGCCGACCAGCCGCAAAGTTCTGGGCCACCGCTCGCGCCGCCGGGTCGAATCACGCGGACGTTGCTGCGATGGTTCATGCGCCCCGCGCGCGTTGCCGCAGTCGAGACGCTCTCGCCGCACTTTCGGCTGGCCGACCTGGAAGGCGAAGCGCTCAGAAACGTCGCCTGGACGGCTGGCCAAAAGGTCCAGGTTTCGATGGGCTCGGGCCTTTGCGCGCGGACCTACACGCCGATGTCATGGGACGCCGACAGCGGCAGGACACGAATGCTCACCTTCGCACACGGCGATGGTCCCGGCAGCCGATGGGCAAGCGGTCTGCGCGAAGGCGACACCTGCCAGTTCTTCGGTCCGCGCCGCTCGCTCGATCTATCCGGCCCTGAATCGCCGGTGGTCCTGTTCGGCGATGAAACCTCGTTCGGCCTGGCGGCGGCGCTCCGCGATAGCCCGCTGGGTGCCGGCGCACTCCACGTGTTCGAGGCCTCGGATGTCGCGGAGTCGCGACCAGTGCTGGAGGCGATCGGCCTCGGCCAGGCGACGCTGATCGAGCGTATCGCCGACGATGCCCATCTCGCCGCGGCCGAAGCCGAAATGTTGCGCCTTGCCGCAAGTGGCGCGCATTTCGTTCTTACAGGCAAGGCATCGTCGATCCAGCGCCTAAGCCGGGCGCTGAAAGCGGTCGGCGTCGTATCCTCGCGAATGAAGACCAAGGCCTATTGGGCGCAGGGCAAGATCGGGTTGGACTAG
- the efp gene encoding elongation factor P → MKVIASSIRKGNIIEQDGRLYVVLSAENIHPGKGTPVSQIEMRRIGDGVKVSERYKTTDQVEKATVEDRNFNYLYEDADGFHFMNNETYDQVQVSKEIVGSSAPYLQENMTVKLSMHDMNPVAIQLPQRATLEVVETEPVTKGQTASSSYKPAILSNGVRTAVPPHIGTGTRIVVMTEDGSYVERAKD, encoded by the coding sequence TTGAAAGTCATCGCCAGTTCTATCCGCAAGGGCAACATCATCGAGCAGGACGGCAGGCTCTATGTCGTGCTGTCGGCGGAAAACATTCATCCCGGCAAGGGAACTCCGGTCAGCCAGATCGAAATGCGCCGCATCGGCGACGGCGTGAAGGTGTCGGAACGCTACAAGACCACCGATCAGGTCGAGAAGGCGACCGTCGAGGACCGCAACTTCAACTACCTCTACGAGGATGCCGACGGCTTCCATTTCATGAACAACGAGACCTATGATCAGGTCCAGGTGTCGAAGGAGATCGTCGGATCGTCCGCGCCCTATCTGCAGGAAAACATGACCGTGAAGCTGTCGATGCACGACATGAATCCTGTCGCTATCCAGCTACCGCAGCGGGCGACGCTGGAAGTCGTGGAAACCGAGCCGGTCACCAAGGGTCAGACCGCGTCTTCCTCCTACAAGCCTGCTATCCTCTCCAACGGCGTGCGCACCGCGGTGCCGCCGCATATCGGAACGGGAACGCGGATCGTGGTCATGACCGAGGACGGCTCCTACGTCGAGCGCGCAAAGGATTAG
- the epmA gene encoding EF-P lysine aminoacylase EpmA, with the protein MVGTDQPSPWWSPARHADRRPFLMARSAITRVVRAWFDEQGFSEVETAVLQISPGNETHLHAPRTELTSGDGTRATRYLRTSPEFAAKKLLAAGEARIFEFARVFRDRERGDLHLPEFTMLEWYRADASYDAVMADTIVVIAHAAEATGIGRFSFRGRMADPFTEPELLTVAAAFERFAGIDLLATIANGEGDRAALAAAARARVRVTEDDTWSDIFSKVLVEHIEPYLGQGRLTVLFEYPAPEAALARTKAADPRVAERFEVYACGVELANGFGELTEAAEQRRRFAADMDEKERRYGERYPLDEDFLAAVAAMPPSSGVALGFDRLVMLASGALRVDQVVWTPPAGET; encoded by the coding sequence ATGGTTGGGACCGACCAGCCGTCGCCATGGTGGTCGCCCGCGCGGCATGCCGATCGAAGGCCGTTCCTGATGGCGCGAAGCGCGATCACCCGGGTGGTGCGAGCCTGGTTCGATGAGCAGGGTTTTAGCGAGGTGGAGACCGCCGTGCTCCAGATATCGCCGGGCAACGAAACGCATTTGCATGCCCCGCGCACAGAGCTGACAAGCGGCGATGGCACCCGCGCGACACGCTATTTGCGGACCTCGCCGGAGTTCGCCGCCAAAAAACTGCTCGCCGCCGGCGAAGCCAGGATATTCGAGTTCGCGCGCGTGTTCCGCGATCGCGAGCGCGGCGATCTGCATCTGCCCGAATTCACGATGCTGGAATGGTACCGCGCCGACGCCAGCTATGACGCTGTCATGGCCGACACCATCGTCGTGATCGCACATGCGGCAGAGGCAACCGGGATCGGCCGGTTTTCGTTTCGGGGCAGAATGGCCGATCCCTTCACTGAACCGGAACTGTTGACGGTGGCGGCGGCATTCGAGCGCTTTGCGGGAATCGATCTTTTGGCCACGATTGCGAATGGCGAAGGCGATCGCGCGGCGCTTGCGGCGGCGGCGCGCGCGCGGGTGCGCGTCACGGAGGACGACACCTGGTCGGACATTTTCAGCAAGGTGCTGGTCGAGCATATCGAACCTTACCTGGGGCAGGGGCGTTTGACCGTGTTGTTCGAATATCCGGCACCGGAAGCCGCACTGGCGCGGACGAAGGCCGCCGATCCGCGCGTCGCCGAACGTTTTGAGGTCTATGCCTGCGGCGTCGAACTCGCCAATGGATTTGGCGAATTGACCGAGGCCGCCGAGCAGCGCCGCCGTTTCGCCGCTGATATGGATGAGAAGGAGCGGCGCTATGGCGAGCGCTACCCGCTGGATGAGGATTTTCTCGCAGCCGTCGCCGCGATGCCGCCATCGAGCGGCGTTGCCCTCGGTTTCGACCGGCTGGTGATGCTGGCCAGCGGCGCGCTGCGGGTCGATCAGGTGGTGTGGACGCCACCGGCAGGAGAGACATGA
- a CDS encoding class I SAM-dependent methyltransferase has product MDSFSNGPIAEVLQRLHQEAYAADAPLMQTFESEGTTVEQAISHVVEAETKDLTGLYHGYAGNFLSVSPEFGRFLYMCARACKAKRIVEFGSSMGISAIYMAAALRDMGGGVLIGTELEPGKAERAQANVAAAGLADLVEFRVGDARETLKPAVGGNIDMVMLDGAFTLYHSVLTLLEPQLKPGAIIIGENAFQPASGYIDYVRDPQNGYLSLPLSFDPGRGNEFTVKTK; this is encoded by the coding sequence GTGGATTCATTCAGCAACGGCCCGATCGCGGAGGTTCTCCAACGTCTTCATCAGGAAGCGTACGCGGCCGATGCGCCGTTGATGCAAACCTTCGAGAGCGAGGGGACCACTGTCGAGCAAGCGATAAGCCACGTTGTCGAAGCAGAGACCAAGGATCTGACGGGGCTGTATCACGGTTACGCCGGCAACTTCCTCAGCGTCTCCCCGGAGTTCGGGCGCTTTCTCTATATGTGCGCCCGCGCCTGCAAGGCCAAGCGCATCGTCGAGTTCGGCTCCTCGATGGGGATTTCCGCCATCTACATGGCCGCAGCCCTGCGCGACATGGGTGGCGGCGTCCTGATCGGCACCGAGCTGGAACCCGGCAAAGCCGAGCGCGCGCAGGCGAACGTCGCCGCCGCCGGGCTGGCCGACCTGGTCGAGTTCCGGGTGGGCGATGCGCGCGAGACTCTCAAGCCCGCCGTCGGCGGCAACATAGACATGGTTATGCTCGACGGCGCCTTCACCCTCTACCATTCGGTCCTCACGCTTCTGGAGCCCCAATTAAAACCTGGCGCGATCATCATCGGGGAGAACGCCTTCCAGCCGGCGTCAGGTTATATCGACTACGTGCGCGATCCGCAGAACGGTTATCTCTCACTGCCGCTGTCGTTCGATCCGGGGCGCGGCAACGAATTCACGGTCAAGACGAAGTGA
- a CDS encoding carboxymuconolactone decarboxylase family protein, with amino-acid sequence MSHARKEYRDFMSLTPDAYEAVLALSQVAGKAGMDKQLLELIKLRASQINGCAFCVQYHILESEKLGVPADKLNLVVVWREAPQFSARDRAALAWTEALTLLADGVSDEVYAQASAEFSEKELAYLTSAVAAINVWNRFGAAFRWTPPARKQAVGAAAS; translated from the coding sequence ATGTCACACGCCCGCAAGGAATACAGAGACTTCATGTCGCTGACGCCCGACGCCTACGAGGCCGTGCTGGCGCTCAGCCAGGTTGCGGGCAAGGCTGGCATGGACAAGCAATTGCTCGAACTGATCAAGCTGCGCGCCTCGCAGATCAACGGCTGCGCCTTCTGCGTTCAGTATCACATCCTGGAGAGCGAGAAGCTCGGCGTGCCCGCCGACAAGCTCAACCTCGTGGTGGTCTGGCGCGAGGCGCCGCAATTCTCGGCGCGCGATCGTGCGGCGCTGGCCTGGACCGAGGCGCTGACCTTGCTTGCGGATGGCGTCAGCGACGAGGTGTATGCGCAAGCGAGCGCGGAGTTTTCGGAGAAGGAACTCGCCTATCTCACGTCGGCAGTTGCCGCGATCAATGTCTGGAACAGGTTCGGCGCCGCCTTCCGCTGGACTCCGCCGGCGCGAAAGCAGGCCGTCGGTGCGGCAGCTTCGTAA
- a CDS encoding lytic murein transglycosylase codes for MKQPDSKTAPTRRALLRGGLGAGALLATGLPAFTAPPGFDQWRDNFHARARAKGISDATWTRVMGRIEPDMSVFRQMQKQPEFHEQIWQYINRRVSDWRIINGREALKKHEALFARIEQDFGVERGTLLALWGVESAYGDPLVQQNHMRPIFPALAALAWNEPRRRAYWETELINALRIVDRGWGTPEEMRGSWAGAMGHTQWMPEVWLNVGMDYDKDGRVSPFGKPDDALGSSARYLLNRGKYHRGEHWGYEVRSSGGSSSGSRTYAAWASAGVTRADGKPFPQPNASAQMWVPVAGGPSFLLGPNFYSVKSYNPSMNYALAICHLGDRILGAPPFINPFPGSERALTLAEVQEVQTRLTKAGFDTGGTDGRVGNDTMKAVRDYQTRMGLLPADGYGGLKVLARLRQGN; via the coding sequence ATGAAACAGCCTGATTCCAAGACAGCCCCGACCCGCCGCGCCCTGCTGCGAGGCGGCCTCGGCGCCGGCGCTTTGCTCGCGACCGGGCTTCCCGCATTTACGGCCCCACCCGGCTTCGACCAATGGCGCGACAATTTTCATGCCCGCGCCCGCGCAAAAGGCATTTCGGACGCGACATGGACGCGGGTGATGGGCCGCATCGAGCCCGACATGAGCGTGTTCCGGCAGATGCAGAAGCAGCCGGAATTCCACGAGCAGATCTGGCAATACATCAATCGCCGCGTCTCGGACTGGCGCATCATCAATGGCCGCGAAGCCCTGAAGAAGCACGAGGCGCTGTTCGCGCGGATCGAGCAGGATTTTGGCGTCGAGCGCGGCACGCTGCTGGCGCTATGGGGCGTTGAATCGGCCTATGGCGATCCCCTGGTGCAGCAGAACCATATGCGTCCCATTTTTCCGGCGCTTGCGGCGCTGGCCTGGAACGAACCGCGCCGCCGCGCCTATTGGGAAACCGAACTGATCAACGCGCTGAGGATCGTCGACCGCGGCTGGGGCACGCCGGAGGAAATGCGCGGCTCCTGGGCCGGCGCGATGGGTCATACGCAGTGGATGCCGGAAGTCTGGCTCAATGTCGGCATGGACTACGACAAGGACGGCCGCGTTTCGCCGTTCGGCAAGCCCGACGACGCGCTCGGCTCCAGCGCGCGCTACCTGCTCAACCGCGGCAAGTATCACCGCGGCGAGCACTGGGGTTATGAGGTCCGCAGCTCAGGAGGATCATCGAGCGGCAGCCGGACCTATGCCGCATGGGCCAGCGCCGGCGTCACGCGCGCCGACGGCAAGCCGTTCCCGCAGCCGAACGCATCCGCGCAGATGTGGGTGCCGGTCGCAGGCGGTCCATCATTTCTGCTCGGCCCGAATTTCTATTCGGTCAAGAGCTACAACCCCTCGATGAACTACGCGCTGGCGATCTGCCATCTCGGCGACCGCATTCTGGGCGCGCCGCCGTTCATCAACCCCTTCCCCGGCTCCGAGCGCGCGCTGACGCTTGCCGAAGTGCAGGAAGTGCAGACGCGGCTGACAAAGGCGGGTTTCGACACCGGCGGCACCGACGGCCGCGTCGGCAACGACACGATGAAGGCGGTCAGGGATTATCAGACCAGGATGGGCCTGCTGCCCGCCGACGGTTACGGCGGGCTGAAGGTGCTGGCGCGGTTGAGGCAGGGAAACTAG
- a CDS encoding IS5 family transposase (programmed frameshift): MHRFVLTDAQWAKMEPLCLGKATDPGRTGGDNRLFLEAVLWIARTGSPWRDLPPTFGNWNTVFKRYRDWVKAGVFKRIFDAVSDDPDMEFAMVDATIVKVHRHAQGAKGGQKNQAIGKSKGGWTTKILALTDALGNLVRFILLPGHRFDTVGVAPLIKDLEFGGLIADKAFDSNWIIEDMNERKAKVVISQHQRRAKPLDIDKDIYKWRHLIENFFGKLKEFKRVAMRCDKTDSSFEAMIYLATAVIHSR, encoded by the exons ATGCACCGATTCGTTTTGACGGACGCTCAATGGGCGAAGATGGAGCCGCTTTGTTTGGGCAAGGCCACGGACCCCGGCCGCACAGGGGGTGACAACCGTTTGTTTCTCGAAGCAGTGCTGTGGATCGCGCGCACGGGCAGCCCATGGAGAGACCTTCCGCCGACGTTCGGCAACTGGAATACGGTGTTCAAGCGCTATCGCGATTGGGTGAAGGCCGGCGTTTTCAAGCGGATTTTCGATGCCGTATCGGATGATCCGGATATGGAGTTCGCCATGGTCGACGCGACAATCGTCAAAGTTCACCGCCACGCGCAGGGAGCAAAAGGGGGACAAAAAA ATCAGGCCATCGGCAAGTCGAAGGGCGGCTGGACCACGAAAATCCTTGCGCTGACCGACGCACTTGGGAACCTGGTGCGGTTCATCCTGCTCCCCGGCCATCGCTTTGACACCGTCGGCGTCGCGCCCCTGATCAAGGACCTCGAATTCGGCGGCCTGATCGCTGATAAGGCTTTTGATTCCAACTGGATCATCGAAGACATGAACGAGCGCAAGGCGAAGGTCGTAATCTCGCAGCATCAAAGGCGCGCCAAGCCTCTCGACATCGACAAGGACATCTACAAATGGCGCCACCTGATCGAGAACTTCTTCGGCAAGCTGAAGGAATTCAAGCGCGTGGCAATGCGATGCGACAAGACAGACAGCAGTTTCGAGGCGATGATCTACCTCGCCACCGCCGTCATCCATTCCAGGTGA
- a CDS encoding M23 family metallopeptidase, giving the protein MAVRLLRRWLAALCLLPAGLTAAAAAEFRTPSITAVRVEWRAVLDQLRTEIATRPAIASRFTFAGQRRVPAWDPRSAPALVQLNAINASLFAGIGRSPVPVLLPFDTAGYLEGQADGTSLPLSRYQADFRPADLFHAGPSGYDAVFSLLPDAGTNLPSRTFARPVEVQITGSILVYDLADPLGGKGTPVKALAAQFPDMRRFIREGYVRYAFTRFGVPYVVSIQCLDSAPRARRLACREAYPIAERFLKALRITGGQPSRPRHDIPSVIVERPRAVSPDFTYYPGGDIIARSSARRRGGRADFAAYSQIRFPLEKAPAAIRSQSFGKKKSGEGRGVYPWRDNFCEARSFQVGQCAAGFGHQGQDVRPAPCPPNSNSESSCHPRKQAVVAVRDGILIRSLKQQAATLQINTRTEHIRFRYMHMNPSAMDADGILNGRRVAEGEKIGVVSNYLDFPNGTSYHLHFDVQVFTRDGWIWVNPYTTLIASYERMIRGRGREIGTDSPIAATVAHALPGDVLRHIAREGREN; this is encoded by the coding sequence ATGGCTGTCCGCTTGCTCAGGCGTTGGCTGGCAGCCCTTTGTTTGCTCCCGGCCGGGCTCACCGCAGCCGCTGCCGCCGAATTCCGGACGCCGTCGATCACAGCCGTGCGCGTCGAATGGCGGGCGGTTCTCGATCAGCTCCGCACCGAGATCGCCACCCGGCCTGCGATCGCTTCCCGATTTACGTTCGCCGGCCAGCGGCGCGTGCCGGCATGGGATCCACGCTCTGCGCCCGCGCTGGTGCAACTGAACGCCATCAACGCAAGCCTGTTCGCCGGGATCGGACGCAGTCCGGTGCCGGTGCTGTTGCCGTTCGATACCGCTGGCTATCTCGAAGGCCAGGCCGACGGCACATCGCTGCCGCTGTCGCGCTATCAGGCCGATTTCCGTCCCGCCGACCTGTTTCATGCCGGCCCGTCCGGCTACGACGCGGTGTTTTCGTTGCTGCCGGACGCAGGCACAAATCTGCCGTCGCGGACTTTCGCCAGGCCGGTCGAAGTGCAGATCACCGGCTCGATCCTCGTCTACGACCTCGCCGATCCGCTTGGCGGCAAGGGTACGCCGGTCAAGGCGCTGGCGGCCCAGTTCCCCGACATGCGCCGCTTCATCCGCGAAGGCTATGTGCGCTACGCCTTCACGCGCTTCGGGGTGCCCTATGTGGTGTCGATCCAGTGCCTCGATTCGGCGCCGCGGGCGCGGCGGCTAGCCTGCCGCGAAGCCTATCCGATTGCCGAGCGGTTCCTGAAGGCCTTGCGCATCACGGGCGGACAACCGTCGCGGCCGCGCCATGACATTCCATCTGTGATCGTCGAACGGCCGAGGGCGGTTTCGCCCGACTTCACCTATTACCCGGGCGGCGACATCATCGCCCGTAGCAGCGCGCGTCGGCGCGGCGGACGCGCCGATTTCGCGGCCTATTCGCAAATCCGTTTTCCGCTCGAGAAAGCCCCGGCTGCCATCCGCTCGCAATCCTTTGGCAAGAAAAAGTCCGGGGAGGGCCGCGGCGTCTATCCGTGGCGGGACAATTTTTGTGAAGCCCGCAGCTTCCAGGTCGGGCAATGCGCCGCCGGCTTCGGGCATCAGGGCCAGGACGTCCGGCCTGCCCCCTGCCCGCCGAACAGCAACAGCGAAAGCAGTTGCCATCCGAGGAAGCAGGCCGTCGTGGCCGTGCGCGACGGCATCCTGATCCGTTCACTGAAGCAGCAGGCGGCAACGCTGCAGATCAACACCCGCACTGAGCACATCCGTTTTCGCTACATGCACATGAACCCGTCGGCGATGGATGCGGACGGCATTCTCAACGGGCGCCGGGTCGCCGAGGGCGAGAAGATCGGTGTGGTCTCCAACTATCTCGATTTCCCGAACGGCACCTCGTACCACCTTCACTTCGACGTGCAGGTATTCACGCGCGACGGCTGGATCTGGGTCAACCCCTACACCACCCTGATCGCGTCCTATGAACGGATGATCCGCGGCCGCGGCCGCGAGATCGGCACCGATTCCCCGATAGCCGCCACCGTCGCGCACGCGCTGCCGGGGGATGTGCTGCGTCACATTGCCCGCGAAGGCCGCGAGAACTAG
- the thrS gene encoding threonine--tRNA ligase produces the protein MDDLDHRNLGVKLKLWHLQEDAPGMVFWHPRGYAVYRVLEDYLRRKMRQAGYAEVRTPQLLPKEFWGRSGHWDKFGEHMFRVDDGELAMALKPMSCPCHVQIFNKGLRSWRELPIRYAEFGACHRNEPSGSLHGIMRTRAFEQDDAHVFCREQDVEGEVACFIALLGEVYRDLGFPDYEVALATRPAARAGDDATWDWSEAKLGDAARRCGLAPQINPGEGAFYGPKLEFSLRDRLGRSWQCGTVQLDGVLPQRLEASYVAPDGSRARPLMIHHAIFGSLGRMIAILLEHHGGVLPFWLSPEQVAVAPISKDQAGYGVDVLATFWDAGIRAVAYDGADTLSRRIVEAHEMAVPVIAIIGGREMRDGRVSLRERDGSQADVPLAEAVSRLQARARPGAPGALPG, from the coding sequence ATGGACGATCTCGACCACAGAAATCTCGGCGTCAAGCTCAAACTCTGGCACCTTCAGGAAGATGCGCCGGGCATGGTGTTCTGGCATCCGCGCGGCTACGCGGTCTACCGGGTGCTGGAGGACTATCTCCGGCGCAAGATGCGCCAAGCCGGTTATGCCGAGGTCCGGACGCCACAGTTGCTGCCAAAGGAGTTCTGGGGCCGCAGCGGCCACTGGGACAAGTTCGGCGAACACATGTTCCGAGTCGACGACGGTGAGCTGGCGATGGCGCTGAAACCGATGTCGTGCCCGTGCCACGTGCAGATCTTCAACAAAGGGCTGCGCTCGTGGCGGGAGCTTCCGATCCGCTATGCCGAGTTCGGCGCTTGCCACCGCAACGAGCCTTCCGGTTCGCTCCACGGCATCATGCGGACGCGCGCCTTCGAGCAGGACGACGCGCATGTATTCTGCCGCGAGCAGGACGTGGAAGGCGAAGTCGCGTGCTTCATCGCCCTGCTGGGCGAGGTCTACCGCGACCTCGGTTTTCCCGACTACGAGGTGGCGCTGGCGACGCGGCCGGCGGCGCGCGCCGGCGACGACGCGACCTGGGACTGGTCGGAGGCGAAGCTCGGCGATGCCGCGCGGCGCTGCGGCCTGGCGCCTCAAATCAACCCCGGCGAAGGTGCGTTCTACGGACCGAAGCTGGAATTCTCGCTGCGCGATCGGCTGGGACGATCCTGGCAGTGCGGCACAGTGCAGCTCGACGGCGTGCTGCCGCAACGGCTCGAGGCGTCCTACGTCGCCCCCGACGGCAGCCGTGCGAGGCCCTTGATGATCCACCACGCCATCTTCGGATCGCTCGGCCGCATGATCGCGATCCTGCTCGAGCACCATGGCGGCGTGCTTCCGTTCTGGCTGTCACCGGAGCAGGTCGCGGTCGCGCCGATCTCGAAAGACCAGGCCGGATACGGCGTGGACGTTCTGGCGACGTTTTGGGATGCCGGGATCCGGGCCGTTGCCTATGACGGCGCCGACACCCTTTCGCGGCGCATCGTGGAGGCGCATGAAATGGCGGTGCCGGTGATAGCTATCATCGGCGGGCGCGAGATGAGGGACGGCCGGGTGAGCCTGCGCGAGCGCGACGGCTCACAGGCCGACGTTCCGCTGGCCGAGGCGGTGTCCCGCCTGCAGGCGAGGGCCCGGCCGGGCGCCCCTGGTGCTCTGCCTGGTTAG
- a CDS encoding AraC family transcriptional regulator yields the protein MADVRSFIDERIAENLSLDAIARRFGLSRRHMTRRFRQWSGVSIAGYQERQRIRLAEEMLIETTLQVGEIAWRVGFESGSALAKAMRRITGRSPSEMRARQRDGRFER from the coding sequence ATGGCCGACGTCCGTTCCTTCATCGACGAGCGTATCGCCGAAAATTTGTCACTGGATGCAATCGCGCGAAGATTTGGCCTCTCCAGGAGACACATGACGCGGCGCTTTCGGCAGTGGTCCGGCGTTTCGATCGCGGGATATCAGGAACGGCAGAGAATCCGCCTGGCGGAAGAGATGCTGATCGAAACGACGCTGCAAGTTGGCGAAATCGCCTGGCGCGTCGGCTTCGAGTCCGGATCTGCACTGGCCAAGGCGATGCGCAGGATCACGGGTCGTTCCCCCAGCGAAATGCGCGCGCGGCAGCGCGACGGACGCTTCGAACGATAG
- a CDS encoding lysine-2,3-aminomutase-like protein produces MNRIDPKLAATLRQPADLVERGLAKPTDLADLERVAARYAIAVTSDIAGLIDTEDPDDPIARQFIPNALELVSEPGEHADPIGDDAHSPVPGIVHRYPDRVLFKLVHVCAVYCRFCFRREMVGPGKATALSEAAYRDALDYIRTHKEIWEVILTGGDPLMLSPRRLAEIMTDLAAIDHVRIVRIHTRVPVAAPARIDGEMIRALRVDGATTWIAVHANHPRELSDEPRLACARLTDAGIPLVSQTVLLRGVNDDAAVLEALMRTFVENRIKPYYLHHGDLAPGTAHLRTTIAEGQELMRRLRGRVSGLCQPEYVLDIPGGRGKAPIGPNYLSHPSSSESELCSDAQYRIVDYCGDVHLYPPKP; encoded by the coding sequence ATGAACAGGATAGATCCGAAACTGGCGGCAACGCTGCGGCAGCCGGCCGATCTCGTCGAGCGCGGGTTGGCGAAGCCGACCGATCTGGCCGACCTCGAGCGGGTCGCCGCGCGCTATGCCATCGCCGTGACATCAGATATCGCCGGCCTGATCGATACGGAGGACCCTGACGATCCGATCGCGCGGCAATTCATTCCGAACGCGCTGGAATTGGTGAGCGAGCCAGGCGAACACGCTGATCCGATCGGCGACGACGCGCACTCGCCGGTCCCCGGCATCGTCCATCGCTATCCCGATCGCGTGCTGTTCAAGCTGGTGCATGTCTGCGCGGTATATTGCCGGTTCTGCTTTCGCCGCGAGATGGTCGGGCCGGGCAAGGCGACGGCGCTGTCGGAGGCGGCCTATCGCGACGCGCTGGACTATATCCGCACCCACAAGGAAATCTGGGAAGTCATCCTGACCGGTGGCGATCCGCTGATGCTGTCGCCGCGGCGGCTCGCCGAGATCATGACAGACCTCGCAGCCATCGATCATGTCAGGATCGTTCGCATCCACACCCGCGTGCCCGTGGCGGCGCCGGCGCGAATCGATGGCGAGATGATCAGGGCGTTGCGCGTTGACGGCGCGACGACCTGGATCGCCGTTCATGCCAACCATCCACGCGAACTGTCTGATGAGCCGCGCTTGGCCTGCGCGCGGCTCACTGATGCCGGCATTCCGCTGGTGAGCCAGACCGTGCTGCTTCGCGGCGTCAATGACGATGCGGCTGTTCTGGAAGCGCTGATGCGGACTTTTGTCGAAAATCGAATCAAACCGTATTATCTGCATCATGGCGATCTGGCGCCGGGAACCGCGCATCTGCGAACCACGATCGCGGAGGGCCAGGAACTGATGCGCCGCTTGCGGGGCCGCGTTTCCGGCCTGTGCCAGCCGGAATATGTGCTCGATATTCCCGGCGGTCGCGGAAAGGCGCCGATTGGCCCGAATTATTTGTCGCATCCAAGTTCCAGCGAAAGTGAACTATGCTCG